In Streptomyces sclerotialus, one genomic interval encodes:
- a CDS encoding non-ribosomal peptide synthetase — MTDLLHTRTDSAAPFPMTETQQALMIGRGEGVELGSIGCYGYFEWERAGLDPERLATAWRRVVARHDMLRAVGSPDGTQHVPADPPPYDIPVLDLRALTPDAADERLAALRAEMSHVVFPVGSWPLFDLRIILLPGAGNRGRVHLGIDLQVLDASSAFQVLFPDLIELYEAPEAELPAPGISFAEYARWRAEALPHTDAFRTAREYWLARVPDLPPAPSLPQGGGQEDGGVRFDRREHRLSPADRQRFAERAAEAGLTPSVLLTAAFAEVIRCWSEERDFTLNYPVFRRPPVHEEIGGVLGDFTNAVLLAADGSGETFLDRAHALRDQLARDLEHDAFNGVRVLRELTRQHGTGARSAMPVVVTSLLDYPVRRPVTDLGEEVYSISQTPQVSLDVQLRELAGELRVIWDFVDGAFAPGFVDAAFEAYVSLLQRLVEDPDSLRAKRFDLVPPAERELRRQVNDTAAQIPYVTLHELFAEQAARTPDAEAVVAAGRRLTYAELAAYAWRIARTLRSHGAAPGELVAVVMEKGWEQYAAVYGILAAGAAYLPLDPSVPPERLRRLLAEGKVDKILTQSRLETRIGWPPSAHRYRVDLDFEIGSAERPDTAQTPADLAYTIFTSGSTGEPKGVMVDHIGVVNLIRDVAARFEVTAADRLLAISGLHFDASVYDVFGVLTQGGTVVVPPPFEHAEPDVWADLVAAERVTLWNSVPVLMELLVGEAEVRERRGGGRPLESLRLSVLSGDWIPLTLPDRLRAQSPGIQVVGSGGPTETICWSLFQPIGAVDPSWTSIPYGKPITNQRYYVVDGGAYERPLGVVGEMAVASDVGLALGYWNDAERTGSRFVHLPETGERAYLTGDLGRYLPDGSIEILGRDDFQVKVQGHRIELGEIEAVLRRDERVEAAVVVAPASAHGVRRLHAFVVAEGPEAADPVLARLAEQLPSYMVPSALTVLDRLPLTRNGKVDRLRLATEAGQQQPAGNAAAPDGDEAPSSPLELVLCAAVADILGLDRVSPDDNFFKLGGDSLSGTRLAGLLQDLLGVPVPVKTVFGNPLLRELAAKTAADERHGADAVAAAEALSALEPDDADAAGATDTTDESEKGQS; from the coding sequence ATGACCGACCTCTTGCACACCCGTACGGACAGTGCCGCGCCCTTCCCCATGACCGAGACGCAGCAGGCGCTGATGATCGGGCGGGGCGAGGGAGTGGAGCTCGGCAGCATCGGCTGCTACGGCTACTTCGAGTGGGAGCGCGCCGGTCTCGACCCGGAGCGCCTCGCCACCGCCTGGCGCCGGGTGGTCGCCCGGCACGACATGCTCCGCGCGGTCGGCAGCCCGGACGGCACCCAGCACGTGCCGGCCGACCCGCCGCCGTACGACATCCCGGTCCTGGACCTGCGCGCGCTCACGCCGGACGCGGCCGACGAGCGGCTCGCCGCGCTGCGTGCCGAGATGAGCCACGTGGTCTTCCCGGTGGGCAGCTGGCCGCTGTTCGACCTGCGGATCATCCTGCTGCCCGGTGCGGGGAACCGCGGCCGGGTGCACCTGGGCATCGACCTCCAGGTGCTGGACGCCTCCAGCGCCTTCCAGGTGCTCTTCCCCGACCTGATCGAGCTGTACGAGGCCCCGGAAGCGGAGCTGCCCGCTCCCGGCATCTCGTTCGCCGAGTACGCCCGCTGGCGTGCCGAGGCGCTGCCGCACACCGACGCCTTCCGGACCGCCCGCGAGTACTGGCTGGCGCGCGTCCCTGACCTGCCGCCCGCGCCGTCCCTGCCACAGGGCGGCGGCCAGGAGGACGGCGGGGTCCGCTTCGACCGGCGCGAGCACCGCCTCTCCCCCGCCGACCGGCAGCGGTTCGCGGAGCGCGCAGCGGAGGCCGGGCTGACACCGTCCGTGCTGCTCACCGCCGCCTTCGCCGAGGTGATCCGGTGCTGGTCGGAGGAGCGGGACTTCACCCTCAACTACCCCGTCTTCCGGCGCCCGCCGGTGCACGAGGAGATCGGCGGAGTACTCGGCGACTTCACCAACGCCGTGCTGCTGGCCGCCGACGGCTCGGGCGAGACCTTCCTCGACCGGGCCCACGCGCTCCGCGATCAGCTGGCCCGGGACCTGGAACACGACGCGTTCAACGGCGTACGCGTACTGCGTGAGCTGACCCGGCAGCACGGCACGGGCGCGCGGTCCGCCATGCCCGTCGTCGTCACCAGCCTGCTCGACTACCCGGTGCGCCGCCCGGTGACCGACCTCGGCGAAGAGGTCTACTCGATCTCACAGACCCCGCAGGTCTCCCTGGACGTCCAGCTCCGCGAGCTGGCCGGCGAACTGCGGGTCATCTGGGACTTCGTCGACGGCGCGTTCGCGCCCGGCTTCGTCGACGCCGCTTTCGAGGCGTACGTCTCCCTGCTCCAGCGGCTCGTCGAGGACCCGGACAGCCTGCGCGCCAAGCGCTTCGACCTGGTCCCGCCGGCCGAGCGGGAGCTGCGCCGCCAGGTCAACGACACGGCCGCCCAGATCCCGTACGTCACGCTGCACGAGCTCTTCGCCGAGCAGGCGGCGCGCACGCCCGACGCCGAGGCGGTCGTGGCGGCCGGCCGCCGGCTGACGTACGCGGAACTGGCCGCCTACGCCTGGCGGATCGCCCGTACCCTGCGCTCCCACGGTGCCGCGCCGGGCGAGCTGGTCGCCGTGGTCATGGAGAAGGGCTGGGAGCAGTACGCGGCGGTGTACGGCATCCTCGCGGCCGGCGCCGCCTACCTGCCGCTGGACCCGTCCGTGCCGCCGGAGCGGCTGCGCCGGCTGCTCGCCGAGGGCAAGGTCGACAAGATCCTCACCCAGTCGCGGCTGGAGACCCGGATCGGCTGGCCGCCGAGCGCCCACCGCTACCGGGTGGACCTGGACTTCGAGATCGGCAGCGCCGAGCGTCCCGACACCGCGCAGACCCCGGCGGACCTGGCGTACACCATCTTCACCTCCGGCTCGACCGGTGAGCCCAAGGGGGTGATGGTCGACCACATCGGTGTGGTCAACCTGATCCGCGACGTGGCCGCGCGCTTCGAGGTCACCGCGGCCGACCGGCTCCTGGCCATCTCCGGGCTGCACTTCGACGCCTCGGTCTACGACGTGTTCGGGGTGCTGACGCAGGGCGGCACCGTCGTGGTCCCGCCGCCGTTCGAGCACGCCGAACCGGACGTCTGGGCCGACCTGGTGGCCGCCGAGCGGGTCACCCTGTGGAACTCCGTGCCGGTCCTGATGGAGCTGCTGGTCGGCGAGGCCGAGGTGCGGGAGCGGCGCGGCGGCGGCCGGCCGCTGGAGTCGCTGCGGCTGTCCGTGCTCTCCGGCGACTGGATCCCGCTGACGCTGCCGGACCGGCTGCGCGCGCAGAGCCCGGGGATCCAGGTGGTCGGCTCCGGCGGCCCGACGGAGACGATCTGCTGGTCGCTGTTCCAGCCGATCGGCGCGGTCGACCCGTCCTGGACGAGCATCCCGTACGGCAAGCCGATCACCAACCAGCGGTACTACGTCGTCGACGGCGGGGCGTACGAGCGGCCGCTCGGCGTCGTCGGCGAGATGGCGGTGGCCAGCGACGTGGGCCTGGCGCTCGGCTACTGGAACGACGCGGAGCGCACCGGCAGCCGCTTCGTCCACCTGCCCGAGACCGGTGAACGCGCCTATCTGACCGGCGATCTGGGCCGCTACCTGCCGGACGGCAGCATCGAGATCCTGGGCCGGGACGACTTCCAGGTGAAGGTGCAGGGCCACCGCATCGAGCTGGGCGAGATCGAGGCGGTGCTGCGCCGGGACGAGCGCGTCGAGGCGGCCGTGGTGGTGGCCCCGGCCAGCGCCCACGGCGTCCGCCGGCTGCACGCGTTCGTGGTGGCCGAGGGCCCGGAGGCAGCGGATCCCGTGCTGGCCCGGCTCGCCGAACAGCTGCCCTCGTACATGGTGCCGTCCGCGCTCACCGTGCTCGACCGGCTGCCGCTCACCCGCAACGGCAAGGTGGACCGGCTGCGGCTCGCCACCGAGGCCGGGCAGCAGCAGCCCGCCGGGAACGCCGCGGCACCGGACGGGGACGAGGCGCCCAGCAGCCCGCTGGAGCTGGTGCTCTGCGCGGCCGTCGCCGACATCCTCGGCCTGGACCGGGTGTCGCCGGACGACAACTTCTTCAAGCTGGGCGGCGATTCGCTCAGCGGCACCCGGCTCGCCGGTCTGCTCCAGGACCTGCTGGGCGTGCCGGTGCCGGTCAAGACCGTGTTCGGGAACCCGCTGCTCCGCGAGCTGGCCGCGAAGACCGCGGCGGACGAGCGGCACGGCGCGGACGCCGTCGCGGCCGCCGAGGCGCTGAGCGCGCTGGAGCCGGACGACGCGGACGCCGCCGGCGCCACGGACACCACGGACGAGTCCGAGAAGGGACAGTCATGA